The Flavobacterium psychrotrophum region AACTAAAAAACTACAAACCTGTTATTTTCAGATTACATATAAAAATCTGCATGCAGCTGTAGTTTAAACTTATTTCTTGTTGAATTTTATTGTAATAATCCTGTCGGTCGCAAACTGAGGGCTTATGTTCAGGGCATAGGCATAGCACTATATTACTGTATTTTAATAAGTAGCCCCGGAAAAAAAATCCCCGGGGCACTATTTGCTATTTTACATCTTCTATTGCTGCGCCATAGTTAATGTGCAGCACATTGCCATTAGCAAGTACCAGAGCCGGCACCGATTTAACCCCGACAGCTTTAGCATCAGAAATCTTTGAGGTGTCATTTCCAAGATGAATAACTTCTACATTTTCTGAAGGGATTAAGGTAAGGATATCCTCTTCTGCACTAACACATACAGGACAGCCTGCATGATAAAAAATTGCTTTCGCCATGATTATTTAATTTAATTGTTTTTACGTTTTAAAAATAATTCCAAACTGTACGCATATACCGGTACAGAATTTAAAATAGTAACTAGTCCAGCCCTGCGGGATGAAATACCCTGCCCAGGATAGCTTCTAACTCAGTCAATTCAACAAGTGCCAGTGGCTGCAGAGGGCTTCT contains the following coding sequences:
- a CDS encoding thioredoxin family protein, which translates into the protein MAKAIFYHAGCPVCVSAEEDILTLIPSENVEVIHLGNDTSKISDAKAVGVKSVPALVLANGNVLHINYGAAIEDVK